A single Vigna radiata var. radiata cultivar VC1973A chromosome 8, Vradiata_ver6, whole genome shotgun sequence DNA region contains:
- the LOC106770975 gene encoding soyasapogenol B glucuronide galactosyltransferase, with the protein MESIGVEGEYEKLKAIFLPFITPSHLVPVVDIARIFAIHGVDVTIITTPANAAVFQSSIDRDSSRGRSIRTHLVKLPHVPGLPEGVETINATTSKDTGGKLFEALNKTIQTQFQQLFHQYKPDFLVSDMFYTWSVDAAAELGIPRLIYVGGTYFAHCAMDSLERFEPHKKVESDDESFLIPGLPYNMEMTRSQIPQRFKKPDDPFSYLMKMVKESEKRSYGSLFKSFYAFEGAYEELYRKIMGTKSWNVGPISSWVNQDASDKGSRGHGKEVEEGKGKVGWLAWLNSKQKGSVVYVCFGSMNNFSATQITEIAHGLEDCGHDFIWVVRKIDEDESRALVEEFEKRVEASKKGYLIWGWAPQLLILDHPAVGGVVTHCGMNTVIETVDAGLPMVTWPLFAEQFFNERLLVDVLKIAVPVGATEWKSWSEFGDEIVEREKIAKAISLLMGGEECEELRRRVKALSEEAKKAIQIGGSSYNSLKDVIQEMNSLKLEKLNKPVT; encoded by the coding sequence ATGGAGTCTATTGGCGTTGAAGGAGAGTACGAAAAGCTAAAGGCAATTTTTCTGCCGTTTATAACGCCGAGTCACCTCGTACCCGTCGTAGACATAGCCAGGATTTTCGCCATACATGGCGTGGATGTCACCATTATCACCACACCAGCAAACGCCGCCGTTTTTCAGAGCTCCATCGACCGTGACTCCAGCCGCGGTCGCTCCATCCGAACCCACCTTGTCAAGTTGCCGCACGTGCCGGGTTTACCAGAAGGAGTGGAAACCATCAACGCCACCACTTCCAAAGACACAGGAGGCAAACTCTTCGAAGCACTCAACAAGACCATCCAAACTCAATTCCAACAACTCTTCCATCAATACAAACCCGATTTCTTAGTCTCCGACATGTTCTACACTTGGAGTGTCGACGCTGCTGCTGAGTTGGGAATTCCGAGGCTCATATACGTCGGTGGAACTTACTTTGCTCACTGTGCCATGGACTCTCTCGAACGGTTTGAGCCTCACAAAAAGGTAGAGTCGGATGATGAGAGCTTTTTGATTCCTGGGTTGCCCTACAACATGGAGATGACGCGTTCCCAGATACCTCAACGGTTCAAGAAACCCGATGACCCATTCTCCTACTTAATGAAGATGGTTAAGGAATCGGAGAAGAGGAGTTACGGATCACTGTTCAAAAGCTTTTATGCTTTTGAAGGAGCTTACGAGGAACTCTACCGGAAAATCATGGGAACGAAGAGTTGGAACGTGGGACCCATTTCGTCGTGGGTGAACCAAGATGCTTCCGATAAGGGTTCAAGGGGACACGGCAAAGAGGTGGAAGAAGGAAAAGGGAAAGTAGGTTGGCTTGCTTGGCTTAATTCAAAGCAAAAGGGCTCtgttgtgtatgtgtgttttggGAGCATGAACAACTTCTCTGCCACACAGATTACGGAAATAGCTCACGGGCTTGAAGATTGTGGCCATGATTTCATCTGGGTGGTGAGAAAAATTGACGAGGACGAAAGTAGAGCTCTTGTGGAGGAGTTTGAGAAGAGGGTGGAAGCAAGCAAGAAGGGTTATCTGATATGGGGTTGGGCCCCACAACTTCTGATTCTGGACCATCCTGCTGTGGGAGGTGTGGTGACTCATTGTGGGATGAACACAGTTATTGAAACTGTGGATGCGGGTTTGCCAATGGTGACATGGCCTCTTTTTGCGGAACAGTTCTTCAATGAAAGGTTGCTGGTGGATGTGCTGAAAATCGCAGTGCCAGTTGGAGCAACAGAATGGAAAAGTTGGAGTGAGTTTGGGGATGAGATTGTTGAGAGGGAGAAGATAGCAAAGGCTATTTCTTTGTTGATGGGTGGCGAAGAGTGTGAAGAACTGAGAAGGAGAGTGAAAGCGCTGAGCGAGGAGGCAAAGAAAGCAATCCAGATCGGTGGTTCCTCTTATAACAGTTTGAAAGATGTAATTCAAGAGATGAATTCACTCAAACTTGAAAAGCTCAATAAGCCTGTGACTTAG
- the LOC106771397 gene encoding soyasapogenol B glucuronide galactosyltransferase yields the protein MGSCEVKGEAEMLKAIFLPFISTSHLIPVVDMARLFAIHGVDVTIITTPANAAVFQSSIDRDSSRGRPIRTHVVKFPQVPGLPEGIETINADTPPLLTMKISEALSILQGQYQELFRVMKPDFIVTDMFYPWSADAAAELGIPRLVYVGASYFSHCAMNCVEEFAPHAKVDSDGESFELPGLPHKLEMTRSQLPDWLRAPKPYTYLKKMIKESEKKSYGSLFKSFYEFEGAYEEHYKRVMGTKSWSIGPVSLWVNQDELDKAGRGHAKEGEGKGTNEELMRWLDTKKENSVLYVSFGSMNKFPTAQLVEIAHALEDCGHDFIWVVRKNDDHGDKGFLEEFEKRVQESNRGYLIWGWAPQLAILDHPATGAVVTHCGMNTVFESVIAGLPLVAWPIFSEQFFNEKLVVDVLKIGVSVGAKEWRNLNDFGSETVKREEIRKAVVLVMGGEECVEMRRRVKVLSDEAKKAIQSGGTSHNNLKELIEELKSLKLQTK from the exons ATGGGGTCCTGTGAGGTCAAAGGTGAAGCTGAAATGCTGAAGGctatttttcttccattcatCTCAACCAGTCACCTAATTCCGGTGGTGGATATGGCGAGACTCTTCGCTATACACGGCGTGGATGTGACGATAATCACCACACCAGCAAACGCTGCCGTCTTCCAGAGCTCCATCGACCGTGATTCTAGCCGTGGCCGCCCCATTCGAACCCATGTGGTAAAGTTCCCACAAGTCCCTGGTTTGCCAGAAGGTATTGAAACCATCAACGCTGACACTCCTCCACTCTTGACGATGAAAATCAGCGAGGCACTGTCCATTCTCCAAGGCCAGTACCAGGAACTCTTCCGTGTTATGAAACCTGATTTCATTGTCACCGACATGTTCTACCCATGGAGTGCCGATGCAGCCGCTGAACTCGGAATTCCAAGGCTCGTTTATGTCGGGGCCAGTTACTTTTCTCACTGTGCAATGAACTGCGTTGAAGAGTTTGCTCCTCACGCCAAG GTAGATTCGGATGGTGAGAGTTTTGAGCTTCCTGGGTTGCCCCACAAGTTGGAGATGACACGCTCGCAGTTACCGGATTGGCTTAGAGCACCAAAGCCCTATACCTATTTAAAGAAGATGATTAAAGAATCAGAGAAAAAGAGCTACGGGTCACTGTTCAAGAGCTTTTACGAGTTTGAGGGAGCTTACGAGGAGCATTACAAGAGGGTCATGGGTACTAAAAGTTGGAGTATAGGACCAGTTTCGTTGTGGGTGAACCAAGATGAGTTGGATAAGGCTGGTAGAGGGCATGcaaaagaaggagaaggaaaaggaaCAAACGAAGAGTTGATGAGATGGCTTGATACGAAGAAAGAGAACTCTGTTTTGTATGTGAGTTTTGGGAGTATGAACAAGTTTCCTACCGCACAGCTTGTTGAAATAGCCCACGCACTTGAAGATTGTGGACATGATTTCATATGGGTGGTTAGGAAAAACGACGATCATGGGGATAAGGGTTTTCTGGAGGAATTTGAAAAGAGGGTGCAAGAAAGCAACAGAGGGTATCTGATATGGGGTTGGGCACCACAACTTGCTATACTAGACCATCCTGCAACTGGGGCAGTGGTGACTCACTGTGGGATGAACACTGTGTTTGAAAGTGTGATTGCAGGACTGCCATTGGTGGCTTGGCCTATATTTTCGGAGCAGTTTTTCAATGAGAAGTTGGTGGTGGATGTGTTGAAAATTGGAGTTTCGGTTGGAGCAAAGGAATGGCGAAACTTGAATGATTTTGGGAGTGAAACAGTGAAGAGGGAGGAGATACGAAAAGCAGTTGTTTTGGTGATGGGTGGAGAAGAGTGTGTAGAAATGAGGAGGAGAGTGAAAGTGCTTAGTGATGAAGCAAAGAAAGCGATTCAGAGTGGTGGCACTTCTCACAACAATTTGAAAGAGCTTATTGAAGAGCTCAAATCACTCAaacttcaaacaaaataa